The Parafrankia discariae genomic sequence CTTCTCCAGCTTGAACATCTTCGGTCGCCAGCGGTTCTCCTCCGCGCGCCGCTGGGCGTCCGCTGCCCGGTAGTTCGCGTTACCCCCGTTGCGCGTCACCTCGCGGCTGATCACCGATTGGCTGCGATGCAGCAGCACCCCGATCGCCCGATGCGACAACTCCGCCGCCAGCCCCCTGGAGATCGACTCCCGATCCTCCAAGGTCAACTCCACGCCCCGCACCCAGCCCTCCGATCAGCAGATCACCCTTCTACCAGGGCTGATGCACTGATCGCCTGAGACCACCCTGTCCTGTCGTCCTACATGCGCAGACAATCCTGCCTACGGAAATTGCAGTACTCGCGGCAGGGGGCACTGTTGCATCCGGCGGGACCGGGAGATCTTGACCGAAAATCTTCCTGTTGGAGGACGCCGGATCCGGTCGCTGGAGCACCGTCGACCTGCGGACCGAGCCCCACGAAGGCTCAGCTACGGGAAGACCTGCGGTCAAGATCGGCTGGAGTCGCCGGATGCAACAGTGCCCTCATGGGGACGCCGGTACCTGCCGGGTGCGGCGCCGAACTCGCGTTTGAACGCCTTGGCGAACGCGAATTCGGAGCGGTAGCCGCAACGTTCAGCGACCGTGCTCAGCGGGGCCGTGGACTCGCGTAGCAGCCGCGCGGCGGTCGTCATCCGCCACCACGTCAGGTACGCCAGCGGGGGCTGACCGACGATGGCGGCGAACCGCTTGGCGAAGGCCGCGCGTGACAGTCCGGCCTGCCTGGCCAGGCCCTCGACACTCCACGGGCGCCCGGGGTAGCGATGGATGTGGTGCAGCGCGGTTGAGATCGCCGGGTCGTTCAGCGCCATGACCCAGCCGGTCAGGGCGTGCCCGGACTGCTCGTCGAGCCAGGCGCGCAGGACGTAGAGCAGCAGCATGTCGATGAGCGCCGGCACGATGGCCTCCGTACCGGCGCGAGGCCGTAGCAGTTCATCGCCCAGGAGGTCGACGGCGGCACGAAGATCGGGATGGTGCCCGACGCGGGCGGGTAGGTGAACGACCTGGGGCAGGCCGTGGAGCAGCGGGTGCGGGCGGGTCTGGTCGAAGCTGTAGGAGGCGCAGAGCAGCTCCGTGGCGGCGCCCGCGCCGGGAATGGTCATCTCGTTGATCGATGACTCGTCGCCGGGGTCGGGGTGGAAGTCGATCGTGGGCCTGCCGGGCTGGTCGACCAGCGCGTGCGCGTCGCCGTGTGGTGTGAACACCACGTCGCCGACGCCGAGCGCGACCGGGGCGCCGTGCTGGGGGATGAGCCAGCACGAACCCTGCAGGACCACGTGACACCCCGCTGTGTCACCGACCGGAAAACGCACTCCCCAGGGGGCCCTGCACGTGGTCCGTCCCGCGTACGGCTGCCCGGTGCGCATGGCGGAGAGCAGATCGCTGAGCAGGTCCACATCGCGAGTCTATCTGGAGCAGAGGAAGACGATAGGACATGAATAGAAGACTTCTAGCCATTCACCGTCTTTAGTGAGGGACGTACGGTCAATATCCAGGCCGACCGCGGATAACCTGCGACTCACGATCGGATCTCCATGTCACTGCACGTCATCGTTGGAGCCAGCCACTCCGGAACAGCCACCGCACGACTGCTCGCCGAGTCCGGTGACCGGGTGCGCATACTCAGCCGACGCGGCGGCGGGCCGGAGCACCCACTGATCGAACGGATCCCCGCGGATGCCAGCGATGCCGCCATCCTGACCGAGCTGGCCCAGGGCGCCGCCACGCTCTTCAACTGCGCATCGCCGGCTTACAACAGGTTGCCGATCGAGACGCCGGCGTTGGCGGCCGCGCTGCTGGCTGCAGCCGAACGCAGCGGCGCGGGCTATGTCAACCTCAGCAACATCTACGGGTACGGCCCCGTCGTCGGAGCGATGACCGAGGACCTTCCCATGGTGCCGACCACCATCAAGGGCCGGGTTCGGGCACAGATGTGGCAGGACGCCATCACCGCCCACGGCCAGGGGCGGATCCGTTTCGCCGAGGTACGACCCGGCGACTTCATCGGCCCCGGATCGGTGTCGATGTTCAACCTGATGGTCGCGCCGTCCGTTCTGGCCGGAAATCCCGTTCACATCCCAGCAGACCTGGACGCGGCGCACAGCTGGGCCTACCCCGGCGACGTGGCCCGCATGCTCGTCGCCGTCAGCAGAAACGACCAGGCCTGGGGGCAGGCCTGGCACGTGCCCTCGATCTCCGACGGCTCGGTGCGCGAGATAGCGGTGCGATTCGCCGACCTGACCGGCTCACCCGTCCCCTACCTGGTCAACATGTCACCGCTGGACCTGCACAACCTGGCCATCTCCGATCCGATCATGGCGGAGATTCCGGAGATGCAGTACCTCTACCAGCGACCCTCCGTCCTGGACACCTCGCTGGCCGCACGGACCTTCGGCCTCAAGCCGACCCCCCTCGATGACGTTTTGATCGAAACCGCCCACGCCATGGCAAGATCCGCCTAGCGAGTCGCAGCCACAGGCGCGGCGTCTCGTCATCGTCACCGCCACGGGAGGACGTCCCAAGGTGCAGCGCGGTGAGGTACTTACGAAAGGTCGCGATCACCCCGAGCGGCCTGGCGCCCTATGGCGGTCAAAGTGGCGGCTCGCACCTCGCTGAGGGCCTGTCGGGCAATAGCGCTGAACTCATCGGTGTTGCCCAAGTCGCTCCACCGCTCGTAGGTGATCTTCAAGGCGAGTGCCCCCAGTTCTGCTGTCGCTCGGGCGACAAGGTCGGGGAGACCGCGGTGCTCCATGGCCCGGGCCATCGAAGCGGTGAGGCTCACGCCCTTCAGGGCTTCGCGCTCCTGGAGATCAGGATTGGCGTCGATCACCGCTCGCCTGCGGACGGTGAACGCACGGCGGGCGGGCGTGAAGACGTCCCGTCCAAGTGCGTCGAGGCCGCATGCCACCGCTTCGAGCGGGGCCGCTTCCGTGGGCGCAGCCGCGATCGCGGTGACTAGTCGCCCGGTCAGCGCGTCCTCGCCGAAGAGCACCTCACGCTTGTCCTGGAAGTGCCGGAAGAAGGTGCTCTTGGCGAGTCCGGCGCGTTTCGCGATGTCGAGCACGGTCGTGTTCTCGTAACCGCGCTCCGCGAACAGTTCCAGCGCGACGTCAGCGAGCCGTTGCGATGCGTTGGGTTCCCAGCGGGCCATGAACACAGACTACGGGACTCAGTCCCGTCACCGTGTACAGTGATGGGACCAAGTCACATCACTAGGTGCGGAGGCACGCCATGAGCCGAGCCGTCATGTACGAGACATTCGGAGGACCTGATGTCCTGAAGCTGCGCGAGATCCCGGAGCCGCACGCGGGAGCAGGTGAGGTGCGCGTGAGGGTGGCCGCCGTCGGCCTCAACCCCATGGACTGGGTCCTGTCCTCGATGCCGGAGATGGCGCAGCAGTTCGGCATCACCCTGCCATCCGGCTTCGCCACCGACTTCGCCGGCACCGTGGACGAGGTAGGCGAAGGCGTCTCCGGCTTCGCCGTGGGCGACCGCGTCTACGGAGCCGCGACGGGCCGGGCCGCCGCCGACTTCCTGGTGGTCGACCCTGCCGGGACGGATACCCTCCTTCGCACTCCAGTGGAGATCAGCGACGAGGTCGCCAGCACGCTCGCGGTGGCCGGACTGACCGCCTCGGCGGCGCTCGCAGCGATCGACGTGAAGGCTGACGACACCGTCCTGATCGGAGGCGCCGCCGGCGGTGTCGGCGTATTCGCCATCCAGCTCGCCAGGCTCGCCGGTGCCCGAGTGATCGGAACTGCCTCCGAAGGCACCCACGACTTCCTTCGGCAGTTCGGCGCTGAACCTGTCGTCTACGGTCCCGGCCTGGAGGAGCGGGTGCGCGAGATGGCTCCCAACGGTGTGACCGCGGCGACCGACCTGTTCGGCACGGAGACAGCCGAGGCAGCGCTCGCGCTCGACGTTCCCGCGGAGAGGATTTCCACGGTCGCCGCCGGCCCCAACCCGCCCGGAGGCGTGCGTGCGACCGGCGGCGTCAATGCGCAGCCCGAAGACCTGAAGCGGATCACCGACGCCATCGTCGCCGGCGAGATCACCGTGCCGATCGCAGCCACCTTCCCCCTCGAGCAGATCCGGGAAGCCGTGGAGCTGCAGGCCGGACGCCACGTCCACGGAAAGATCGTAATCAACCTCTGAAGGAACTGCCCCGCAATCAGCTGGGGGGTGCCGGAAGTCGGCCACCGGTGGTGACCTGGGGTTTTAGGCGGCTCGTTCGTATTCGTTGATCAGGCCGCCGAGGATGGGCTGGCGCTTGGTCCGTTCCTGGGTCAGGTCCGNGGCGGGGTGGTCGGGCCGTGGTGGCTGAAGGGCGCGGCCACGGTGGGGTCGTCGTCCGTNGTCGTGGGCCGCGTACTCGGCCAGGACGGTGCGCAGGTGCCGCTGATGAAGAACACGTGGATCCGTTGGAGGAACACGGTGTCGACGGTGAAGAAGTCGCAGGCCGGCAGGCCGGAGGCCTGCGTGGACAGGAACGTGCGCCAGGAGGTGTCGGCCCGGCGGGGTGCGGGGTCGACACCGGAGCGGCGCGGGATCCGCCAGACGGTGACCGACCCCGACCGGGTAGCCCAGCCCGACGAGTTCGCCTTGGATCCTGCGGTGGCCCCAAATCGGGTTCTCCTGCGCGAGGCGCAGGACCAGCTCGCGGATCTCCCGGCGGACCGGCGGCCGCCCGGGTTTCTTGCGTGGGTAGGTCCATTTGCGTGCGAGGAGGTCGCGGTGCCAGCGCAGCACGGTGGCGGGGGTGACGAAGGACGAACCCCGGCGGGCTCGGGGTAGCAGCCGGGACAGGGCTGCGAGGATCACCCGATCCGCCGGTTCCAGCGTCGGACGGTTCACCTGCCGTCGTAACACC encodes the following:
- a CDS encoding helix-turn-helix domain-containing protein, producing MELTLEDRESISRGLAAELSHRAIGVLLHRSQSVISREVTRNGGNANYRAADAQRRAEENRWRPKMFKLEK
- a CDS encoding AraC family transcriptional regulator, translated to MDLLSDLLSAMRTGQPYAGRTTCRAPWGVRFPVGDTAGCHVVLQGSCWLIPQHGAPVALGVGDVVFTPHGDAHALVDQPGRPTIDFHPDPGDESSINEMTIPGAGAATELLCASYSFDQTRPHPLLHGLPQVVHLPARVGHHPDLRAAVDLLGDELLRPRAGTEAIVPALIDMLLLYVLRAWLDEQSGHALTGWVMALNDPAISTALHHIHRYPGRPWSVEGLARQAGLSRAAFAKRFAAIVGQPPLAYLTWWRMTTAARLLRESTAPLSTVAERCGYRSEFAFAKAFKREFGAAPGRYRRPHEGTVASGDSSRS
- a CDS encoding NAD-dependent epimerase/dehydratase family protein, which translates into the protein MSLHVIVGASHSGTATARLLAESGDRVRILSRRGGGPEHPLIERIPADASDAAILTELAQGAATLFNCASPAYNRLPIETPALAAALLAAAERSGAGYVNLSNIYGYGPVVGAMTEDLPMVPTTIKGRVRAQMWQDAITAHGQGRIRFAEVRPGDFIGPGSVSMFNLMVAPSVLAGNPVHIPADLDAAHSWAYPGDVARMLVAVSRNDQAWGQAWHVPSISDGSVREIAVRFADLTGSPVPYLVNMSPLDLHNLAISDPIMAEIPEMQYLYQRPSVLDTSLAARTFGLKPTPLDDVLIETAHAMARSA
- a CDS encoding TetR/AcrR family transcriptional regulator — translated: MARWEPNASQRLADVALELFAERGYENTTVLDIAKRAGLAKSTFFRHFQDKREVLFGEDALTGRLVTAIAAAPTEAAPLEAVACGLDALGRDVFTPARRAFTVRRRAVIDANPDLQEREALKGVSLTASMARAMEHRGLPDLVARATAELGALALKITYERWSDLGNTDEFSAIARQALSEVRAATLTAIGRQAARGDRDLS
- a CDS encoding NADP-dependent oxidoreductase, with translation MSRAVMYETFGGPDVLKLREIPEPHAGAGEVRVRVAAVGLNPMDWVLSSMPEMAQQFGITLPSGFATDFAGTVDEVGEGVSGFAVGDRVYGAATGRAAADFLVVDPAGTDTLLRTPVEISDEVASTLAVAGLTASAALAAIDVKADDTVLIGGAAGGVGVFAIQLARLAGARVIGTASEGTHDFLRQFGAEPVVYGPGLEERVREMAPNGVTAATDLFGTETAEAALALDVPAERISTVAAGPNPPGGVRATGGVNAQPEDLKRITDAIVAGEITVPIAATFPLEQIREAVELQAGRHVHGKIVINL